A portion of the Salvelinus alpinus chromosome 33, SLU_Salpinus.1, whole genome shotgun sequence genome contains these proteins:
- the LOC139563179 gene encoding uncharacterized protein C05D11.13-like, producing the protein MTRQRGGGACRLRPVTSDKAERRRSMQAETSDQVERRRSMQAESSDQVERRRSMQAETSDQVERRRSMQAETSDQVERRRSMQAETSDQVERRRSMQAETSDQVERRRSMQAESSDQVERRRSMQAETSDQVERRRSMQAESSDQVERRRSMQAETSDQVERRRSMQAESSDQVERRRSMQAETSDQVERRRSMQAETSDQAERRRSMQAESSDQ; encoded by the coding sequence ATGACcaggcagagaggaggaggagcatgcAGGCTGAGACCAGTGACCAGTGACaaggcagagaggaggaggagcatgcAGGCTGAGACCAGTGaccaggtagagaggaggaggagcatgcAGGCTGAGTCCAGTGaccaggtagagaggaggaggagcatgcAGGCTGAGACCAGTGaccaggtagagaggaggaggagcatgcAGGCTGAGACCAGTGaccaggtagagaggaggaggagcatgcAGGCTGAGACCAGTGaccaggtagagaggaggaggagcatgcAGGCTGAGACCAGTGaccaggtagagaggaggaggagcatgcAGGCTGAGTCCAGTGaccaggtagagaggaggaggagcatgcAGGCTGAGACCAGTGaccaggtagagaggaggaggagcatgcAGGCTGAGTCCAGTGaccaggtagagaggaggaggagcatgcAGGCTGAGACCAGTGaccaggtagagaggaggaggagcatgcAGGCTGAGTCCAGTGaccaggtagagaggaggaggagcatgcAGGCTGAGACCAGTGaccaggtagagaggaggaggagcatgcAGGCTGAGACCAGTGACcaggcagagaggaggaggagcatgcAGGCTGAGTCCAGTGACCAGTGA